From a single Verrucomicrobiota bacterium genomic region:
- a CDS encoding glycoside hydrolase family 15 protein: MNPKYLPIECHGIIGNLQTVALVGTDGCIDFLCMPYFDSTSIFAALLDAHKGGSFKLSALLQNATPKQIYVADSNILMTRFLSSDGVGEVSDYMPIVVEKESGNTDAEHQLVRRAKCVRGEVRFEMTCHPRFDYGRTGHKVKQVAANDVLFLPANDRIPPFRLRAQPDLTVGEDGSVRADFILRANESALFVFELEHGAPSGIREHEETASFKHTLNYWQSWISRSNYQGRWREVVSRSALVLKLLTSQRYGSIVAAPTFGLPEAIGGGRNWDYRYTWIRDASFTLYALSRLGFESEAGAFMNWLEDRCREVGPGDGLQIMYGIDGRKDLPEEVVEQWEGYCGSYPVRIGNGAAGQLQLDIYGELLDSVYIYNKYGQPISHELWTSLSHLVDWVCDHWDAPDEGIWEVRGGQQELFYSRLMCWVAIDRGLRLADRRSFPAPRARWLAARDAIYNQIHTEFWNPELQSFVQARGGKFVDAACLLAPLVRFISPTDPRWLSTMKAITEYLVDDSLVYRYRNPDGLPGQEGTFCMCSFWYIEALARAGDVSRARYIFEKMLGYGNHLGLYAEELGPSGEHLGNFPQAFTHLALISAAFELNRRLNERRA, translated from the coding sequence ATGAACCCGAAGTATCTCCCAATCGAATGTCATGGGATAATCGGTAATCTGCAGACGGTGGCGTTAGTGGGTACGGACGGCTGCATCGATTTTTTGTGCATGCCGTATTTTGATTCGACGTCGATTTTTGCGGCGTTGCTCGATGCGCACAAAGGCGGCTCTTTCAAGCTCTCGGCCCTCCTGCAGAATGCGACGCCGAAACAGATCTACGTTGCGGATTCCAACATCCTGATGACCCGCTTTCTTTCATCCGACGGTGTCGGCGAGGTGAGCGATTACATGCCGATAGTGGTTGAAAAGGAGAGCGGCAATACGGATGCCGAGCACCAGTTGGTCCGGCGCGCGAAGTGCGTCCGGGGAGAGGTCCGGTTCGAGATGACGTGTCATCCCCGGTTCGATTACGGGCGCACCGGTCACAAGGTTAAACAGGTCGCCGCGAATGACGTCCTGTTCCTTCCGGCAAACGACCGGATTCCGCCTTTCCGCTTGCGCGCGCAGCCGGACCTGACCGTTGGCGAAGACGGGTCGGTACGGGCGGATTTTATATTGCGAGCGAACGAGAGCGCGCTGTTTGTGTTTGAGCTCGAGCACGGTGCGCCCTCCGGGATACGTGAGCACGAAGAGACCGCCTCGTTCAAACACACGCTGAACTACTGGCAATCGTGGATCAGCCGCTCCAATTACCAGGGGCGTTGGCGGGAGGTGGTCAGCCGCAGCGCCCTTGTGCTTAAACTGCTCACGTCCCAGCGTTACGGATCAATCGTGGCCGCACCGACCTTCGGGTTGCCGGAGGCGATCGGGGGCGGGCGCAACTGGGACTACCGTTACACCTGGATTCGGGACGCCAGTTTTACCCTTTACGCCCTGAGCCGGCTGGGTTTTGAGTCAGAGGCTGGGGCCTTCATGAACTGGCTGGAAGACCGGTGCCGGGAGGTAGGTCCGGGAGACGGTCTGCAGATCATGTACGGCATTGACGGCCGCAAGGACTTGCCTGAAGAGGTGGTGGAACAGTGGGAGGGTTACTGCGGCAGCTACCCGGTGCGAATCGGTAACGGCGCCGCCGGCCAGCTCCAGCTCGATATCTACGGTGAATTGCTGGATTCGGTCTACATCTACAACAAGTACGGGCAGCCGATCAGCCATGAGCTCTGGACCAGCCTGTCACACCTCGTCGATTGGGTGTGCGACCACTGGGATGCGCCGGACGAGGGTATCTGGGAAGTGCGCGGCGGACAGCAGGAGCTTTTTTACAGCCGGCTCATGTGCTGGGTGGCCATTGATCGGGGGTTGCGGCTGGCCGATAGACGTAGTTTTCCCGCGCCGCGGGCCCGCTGGTTAGCGGCTCGGGACGCGATCTATAACCAGATCCACACGGAGTTCTGGAATCCTGAATTACAGAGTTTCGTTCAGGCTCGGGGCGGGAAATTCGTCGATGCCGCCTGCCTTCTGGCGCCGCTGGTGCGTTTTATCAGCCCGACCGACCCCCGCTGGCTTTCGACGATGAAGGCGATCACCGAGTACCTGGTTGACGACTCCCTCGTGTACCGGTACCGCAACCCGGACGGGCTCCCCGGCCAGGAAGGCACGTTTTGCATGTGCTCGTTCTGGTACATCGAGGCGCTTGCGCGCGCCGGCGATGTGTCGCGTGCGCGGTATATCTTCGAAAAGATGCTCGGCTACGGCAACCACCTGGGCCTGTACGCAGAGGAACTGGGGCCGTCCGGGGAGCACCTGGGCAACTTCCCCCAGGCGTTTACCCATCTAGCGCTGATCAGCGCTGCCTTCGAGCTTAACCGCCGCCTCAACGAACGCCGGGCATGA
- a CDS encoding GDP-L-fucose synthase, producing MQTESIFVAGHRGLVGSAVVRNLQAYGYRRILTRARSELDLRDRAAVWHFFRHEKPALVVAAAARVGGIQANHRYPVDFLLHNLEIQNNLISASYEHGVRKLLFLGSSCIYPKFAEQPIREEALLTGPLEPTNEPYAIAKIAGIKLCQAYARQYGANFISAMPTNLYGPGDNFELQTSHVLPALLRKIHEAKVAGRSEVVVWGTGTPRREFLHTDDLADALRFLLENYDSPEIINVGWGQDVTIRGLAELICDVVGFQGSLVFDPGKPDGTPRKLLDTSRLQALGWRPAIGLREGIEQVYRWFLQSDCTKPELMSLQACAPAGHASPL from the coding sequence ATGCAGACCGAGTCGATTTTCGTGGCCGGCCATCGCGGGTTAGTGGGAAGCGCGGTCGTACGCAACCTGCAAGCGTACGGCTATCGTCGCATCCTCACGCGTGCCCGGTCAGAGCTGGACCTGCGGGACCGGGCGGCCGTCTGGCACTTCTTCCGGCACGAGAAGCCGGCCCTCGTGGTGGCGGCGGCGGCGAGGGTCGGCGGCATCCAGGCTAATCACCGGTACCCGGTTGACTTTCTGCTGCATAACCTGGAGATCCAAAATAACCTTATCTCGGCCAGCTACGAGCACGGCGTCCGTAAACTTCTCTTTCTGGGCAGTTCCTGTATCTACCCGAAGTTCGCCGAACAGCCGATCCGGGAAGAGGCGCTGCTGACGGGGCCCCTGGAGCCGACGAATGAGCCGTACGCGATTGCGAAAATCGCCGGCATCAAACTTTGCCAGGCGTACGCCCGGCAGTATGGCGCCAATTTCATTTCGGCCATGCCGACCAACCTTTACGGGCCGGGCGACAATTTTGAGCTGCAAACGTCGCACGTGCTTCCGGCGTTGCTTCGCAAAATCCATGAAGCCAAGGTTGCCGGCCGGTCGGAAGTCGTCGTTTGGGGTACCGGCACGCCGAGGCGGGAGTTTTTGCACACCGACGATCTGGCGGACGCGTTACGCTTTCTGCTGGAAAACTACGATTCTCCGGAGATCATCAATGTCGGGTGGGGCCAGGATGTGACCATTCGTGGATTGGCCGAGTTGATTTGCGACGTCGTCGGATTTCAGGGTTCACTGGTTTTTGATCCGGGCAAGCCCGACGGAACACCCCGGAAGTTGCTCGACACCTCGCGCCTGCAAGCCTTGGGATGGCGTCCCGCCATCGGCTTGAGGGAAGGCATTGAACAGGTCTACCGCTGGTTTTTGCAAAGCGATTGCACCAAACCCGAGTTGATGAGTTTGCAAGCGTGCGCGCCTGCCGGCCATGCTTCCCCCCTGTGA
- a CDS encoding cytidylate kinase family protein encodes METKLSPLRIAISGHSGCGNTTATKNVGETLGLAVVNYTFRDLACDLRVPFEEIQRQASETRVFDFLTDLNLIRASLRPRVVVGSRLAAWLVDADLRVWLQAPLETRASRIYQREKEKAPSYEAVLYRTLQRDEQNRRRYLELYGLDINDHSDFDIIINTEKLTAEQVSSLIVAAARWASQNRLDRKNLHVDRIRKIIAEELRVDLSILSDGASTLILPEVYRRASALVHAACP; translated from the coding sequence GTGGAAACCAAACTTTCTCCCTTACGCATTGCTATCTCCGGCCACAGCGGGTGTGGCAACACCACGGCTACGAAAAACGTGGGTGAAACCCTCGGACTGGCGGTTGTTAATTACACCTTCCGTGACCTGGCGTGTGACCTGCGAGTGCCGTTTGAGGAAATCCAGCGACAGGCGTCGGAAACGCGGGTGTTTGATTTCCTGACCGATTTGAACCTGATCCGGGCGTCATTACGGCCGCGGGTGGTGGTCGGTTCGCGTCTGGCGGCCTGGTTGGTCGATGCCGACCTGCGGGTATGGCTGCAGGCGCCCCTGGAGACCCGGGCCAGCCGCATCTACCAGCGCGAGAAGGAAAAAGCTCCCAGCTACGAGGCCGTGCTTTACCGTACCTTGCAGCGCGACGAACAGAACCGTCGAAGGTACCTGGAACTCTACGGGCTCGACATTAACGACCACAGCGATTTCGATATCATCATCAACACCGAGAAGCTTACCGCCGAGCAGGTTTCCAGCCTGATCGTGGCGGCTGCCCGCTGGGCCAGTCAGAATCGTTTGGACCGGAAAAACCTGCACGTAGACCGGATCCGGAAAATCATCGCCGAAGAACTGCGGGTTGACCTCAGCATCTTGAGCGACGGCGCATCGACGCTCATCCTGCCGGAGGTCTACCGCAGAGCGAGCGCGCTGGTTCACGCGGCCTGCCCATGA
- a CDS encoding 6,7-dimethyl-8-ribityllumazine synthase → MATELPPRPVSTSLVHRLAIVASEYHEQYVDGLIRSARRELETIAPAATVDVFRVPGSFEIALGVERVAALRGPDAILAFGVIFDGETLHASLIAEAVTASLLQTSIRHALPVLHEILVVKTHEQARARCLDDKLNRGVEAARATVRMLGALAEVAATKK, encoded by the coding sequence ATGGCGACGGAACTACCTCCACGACCGGTCTCTACCTCGCTTGTGCACCGGTTGGCGATCGTGGCCAGCGAGTACCACGAGCAATACGTGGACGGCCTGATCCGGTCAGCCCGCCGCGAACTGGAGACGATCGCACCCGCCGCCACCGTCGATGTGTTCCGGGTTCCGGGCTCGTTTGAGATTGCGCTGGGCGTCGAACGAGTGGCCGCCCTGCGAGGACCGGACGCGATTCTGGCCTTTGGGGTGATTTTTGATGGAGAGACCTTGCACGCCTCATTGATTGCGGAGGCGGTGACGGCGAGTTTGCTGCAGACCAGCATCCGGCACGCCCTTCCGGTTCTCCATGAAATTCTGGTGGTAAAGACGCACGAGCAGGCGCGTGCCCGGTGTCTGGATGACAAACTTAACCGCGGTGTCGAGGCGGCGCGCGCTACGGTGAGAATGCTGGGCGCTCTGGCTGAGGTTGCTGCAACCAAGAAGTAG
- a CDS encoding bifunctional 3,4-dihydroxy-2-butanone-4-phosphate synthase/GTP cyclohydrolase II: MNVEFDPVEEVLEDLRRGKLVIVTDDAQRENEGDLILAAEKATPSLISFMIRYTSGVICVPMTGEDLDRLELPLMTVRNTESMRTAYTISADAREGVTTGISAADRARTIRLLAAPDTRPEELVRPGHVFPLRYRPGGVLRRAGHTEAAVDLARLAGLRPAGVLAEVVNDDGTMARLPDLIEFKKRHGLKMSSIEDLIAYRRSREKLIKREQVAPLVTDYGDFQLHLYRSVVDDMHHLALVKGSVVSGRPTLVRVHSECLTGDVFGSRRCDCGNQLHTALKQIHEAGCGVLVYMRQEGRGIGLAAKIHAYKLQEAGFDTVEANERLGFPTDLREYGLGAQILVDLGVRDIRLLTNNPKKVVGLQGYGLNIVEQVPMKIVPNPFNERYLETKRLKMGHIL, encoded by the coding sequence ATGAATGTCGAGTTTGATCCGGTCGAGGAAGTCCTCGAAGATCTCCGGCGAGGCAAACTGGTCATTGTGACGGATGACGCCCAGCGGGAAAACGAGGGTGATCTCATCCTGGCCGCAGAAAAGGCCACGCCATCCTTGATCAGCTTCATGATCCGGTACACGTCGGGCGTGATTTGCGTGCCGATGACCGGCGAAGATCTGGATCGCCTGGAGTTGCCGCTGATGACGGTTCGCAACACGGAGTCGATGCGCACCGCTTACACCATTTCCGCAGACGCTCGCGAGGGCGTCACGACCGGGATTTCGGCCGCAGACCGGGCCCGGACCATCCGATTGCTCGCGGCCCCGGACACTCGCCCGGAGGAACTGGTCCGGCCGGGCCACGTCTTTCCCCTACGCTACCGCCCCGGCGGGGTGTTGCGGCGCGCGGGCCACACCGAAGCCGCCGTCGATCTGGCCCGTCTGGCCGGCCTGCGTCCTGCGGGGGTGCTGGCGGAAGTCGTCAATGATGACGGCACGATGGCGCGCCTTCCTGATCTGATCGAGTTCAAGAAACGGCACGGGCTGAAGATGTCCTCCATCGAGGACCTCATCGCTTACCGCCGGTCGCGCGAGAAACTCATCAAACGCGAGCAAGTGGCGCCGCTGGTAACCGATTACGGCGACTTTCAACTGCACCTGTACCGCTCGGTGGTCGACGACATGCATCACCTCGCCCTGGTCAAAGGCAGTGTGGTCAGCGGACGGCCCACGCTGGTTCGCGTCCACAGCGAATGCCTGACCGGCGATGTCTTCGGATCGCGCCGCTGCGATTGCGGCAATCAGTTACACACCGCCCTTAAACAGATCCACGAAGCCGGTTGCGGCGTCCTGGTCTACATGCGCCAGGAGGGACGCGGGATCGGACTCGCCGCCAAGATCCATGCCTACAAATTGCAGGAGGCCGGCTTCGATACCGTCGAAGCCAACGAACGGTTGGGTTTCCCGACTGACCTGCGCGAATACGGTCTCGGCGCACAGATCCTGGTGGACCTCGGCGTGCGCGACATCCGCCTCTTGACCAATAATCCCAAGAAGGTCGTCGGGCTGCAGGGTTACGGCTTGAACATCGTCGAGCAGGTACCCATGAAAATCGTGCCTAACCCGTTTAATGAGCGTTACCTGGAAACCAAACGGCTTAAAATGGGCCATATCCTCTAG
- a CDS encoding D-2-hydroxyacid dehydrogenase, translating into MAQLTIWTNAFLDDAARQQLRQAAGEHRLIIASSTDNVLAEGAPDPTMHEADVAFGQPDPETLVTCPRLRWVQVSSAGFTRYDTPAIRALVAAGKLQVTNSSWVYAEPCAQHALAFILASARQLHAAYDAQRANHAWEHLEIRARSRLLNRKTILLAGFGSIGARLAELLAPFGATVYGLRRRRQSLANVELITIDELPATLAGADHVVNLLPDDPSTRLFFNAARFEQFKSGADYCAIGRGTTTDQDALLGALRSGRLSAAYLDVTEPEPLPPDHPLWSAPNCYITPHSSGGHADESERLVEHFVRNLHRFERQQPLDNRILQPGG; encoded by the coding sequence ATGGCCCAACTTACCATCTGGACCAACGCGTTCCTCGACGATGCCGCACGGCAGCAATTGCGCCAAGCTGCCGGGGAGCATCGGCTGATCATCGCTTCCTCGACCGATAATGTACTGGCCGAGGGCGCGCCGGACCCGACGATGCACGAGGCCGACGTCGCGTTCGGCCAACCCGATCCCGAGACGCTCGTTACGTGCCCGCGGCTCCGCTGGGTGCAGGTTTCCAGTGCAGGATTCACGCGATACGACACCCCGGCGATTCGCGCGCTCGTCGCGGCGGGCAAACTGCAGGTCACCAACAGCTCGTGGGTTTACGCTGAACCGTGCGCTCAACACGCCCTGGCTTTCATCCTGGCAAGCGCGCGACAACTCCACGCGGCGTACGACGCGCAGCGCGCCAACCACGCCTGGGAGCACCTCGAAATCCGTGCACGGAGCCGGTTGCTCAACCGCAAGACGATCCTGCTGGCCGGATTCGGCTCGATCGGCGCTCGCCTCGCCGAGTTGCTTGCGCCATTCGGGGCCACGGTCTACGGGCTGCGCCGCCGCCGGCAGAGCCTGGCCAACGTTGAGCTCATCACGATCGACGAGCTGCCCGCTACGCTCGCCGGTGCCGATCACGTCGTGAATCTGCTGCCGGATGACCCGTCCACGCGCCTTTTCTTTAACGCCGCGCGTTTTGAACAGTTCAAATCGGGCGCCGACTATTGCGCCATCGGACGCGGCACCACCACCGACCAGGATGCGCTCCTGGGCGCGTTGCGTTCCGGCCGCCTTTCGGCCGCATACCTTGACGTGACTGAACCGGAGCCGTTGCCGCCGGATCACCCGCTCTGGTCGGCTCCCAATTGTTACATCACGCCGCACTCGAGCGGCGGCCACGCCGACGAATCCGAGCGCCTGGTGGAACATTTCGTTCGTAACCTGCACCGGTTCGAACGGCAGCAACCGCTGGACAACCGGATCTTGCAGCCGGGCGGCTGA
- the nusB gene encoding transcription antitermination factor NusB: MGKRREGREVALQLLFHWDLNRHEQLTEEDLSRFWSLRSVAPGLKEFAVQLVQGVILHQADIDEKITRYTANYELKRISAVDRNILRMAIYEMWHVPDVPPVVAINEAIDIAKKFGTEESSRFVNGVLDRVKMDLKRPLRTSLPGKGAESG, translated from the coding sequence ATGGGCAAACGTCGAGAAGGCCGCGAAGTCGCGCTCCAACTCCTGTTTCATTGGGACTTAAACCGTCACGAGCAGCTCACGGAGGAAGATCTCTCTCGTTTCTGGAGCCTTCGCAGCGTTGCGCCCGGCCTGAAGGAGTTTGCCGTACAACTTGTTCAAGGGGTGATTCTGCACCAGGCGGACATCGACGAAAAGATCACGCGTTACACGGCCAATTACGAACTGAAGCGCATCTCCGCGGTGGACCGGAATATCCTCCGAATGGCGATTTATGAAATGTGGCACGTGCCCGACGTCCCGCCGGTCGTCGCGATCAACGAGGCGATCGACATCGCCAAAAAGTTCGGTACGGAAGAGTCCAGCCGCTTCGTGAACGGGGTTCTGGACCGCGTCAAGATGGACCTGAAGCGGCCGCTGCGCACGTCCCTCCCCGGCAAGGGAGCGGAAAGCGGCTAG
- a CDS encoding HlyC/CorC family transporter, whose amino-acid sequence MTIDTAAAAWIIGADEPGSVTVGSVFWHAFVILLLVFLNGFFVASEFALVKVRGSQLEALEDENEKRVTFTRHVISNLDGYLSATQLGITLASLGLGWIGEPYVARLLEPLLSRIGIGHGPALHGISFILGFAVITYLHIVLGEVTPKSVAIRKALALSLWISAPLHVFYIVFRPAIWFLQTSADWILRTILRMSPVAETELGHSEEELRVILTESDTGSDVTALSKEILINALDFRRRVVRDIMTPRGDVVYLDIQDSFEANLQVALKSGHTRFPLVQGHLDNTIGLIHIKDLMREIKKEKPDILAVKRELMPVPEFMPLEKLLKLFLARRAHFAVVVDEYGGAVGIVTLDNVLGELVGEIKDEFDQEQAKKFVRLNAEEFIVQGQVNLYELRDLAGLELEAVDVSTIGGYVVQLLGHLPKQGEQVRIGNYLVTITQTDGRRVLQLHFTRQQPAGEPLDVERPVERLKQG is encoded by the coding sequence ATGACCATAGACACTGCCGCTGCCGCGTGGATCATCGGAGCCGATGAACCGGGCTCGGTCACCGTGGGTTCGGTCTTCTGGCACGCGTTTGTGATCCTGCTGTTGGTGTTCCTGAACGGCTTTTTCGTCGCTTCCGAATTTGCCCTGGTGAAGGTGCGCGGAAGCCAGTTGGAAGCACTGGAAGACGAAAACGAGAAAAGGGTCACGTTCACCCGGCACGTCATTTCCAACCTGGACGGTTACCTTTCGGCGACGCAACTCGGCATCACGCTGGCGAGCCTGGGGCTCGGCTGGATCGGTGAACCGTACGTCGCTCGATTGCTCGAGCCGCTGCTGAGCCGGATCGGCATCGGCCACGGACCGGCCCTTCATGGGATCTCTTTCATCCTCGGATTTGCCGTCATCACCTACCTGCACATCGTGTTGGGCGAAGTTACCCCGAAGTCGGTCGCCATCCGCAAGGCGTTGGCCCTGAGCCTGTGGATCAGTGCGCCGCTGCACGTCTTTTACATCGTCTTTCGCCCGGCCATCTGGTTTCTCCAAACCTCAGCGGACTGGATCCTGCGCACCATCCTGCGTATGAGCCCCGTCGCCGAAACGGAACTCGGACACAGCGAAGAGGAGCTGCGGGTCATTCTGACGGAGAGCGACACCGGGTCTGACGTCACCGCCCTCAGCAAGGAAATTCTGATTAATGCGCTCGACTTTCGCCGCCGCGTCGTGCGCGACATCATGACGCCGCGAGGCGACGTGGTTTACCTGGACATCCAGGACAGTTTCGAAGCGAACCTGCAGGTCGCCTTGAAGTCCGGTCATACCCGATTTCCTCTGGTTCAGGGACACCTGGACAACACCATCGGCCTTATTCACATCAAGGACCTGATGCGCGAGATAAAAAAGGAAAAACCTGATATCCTCGCCGTAAAACGGGAACTGATGCCGGTTCCCGAGTTCATGCCGCTGGAGAAGCTGTTGAAGCTTTTTCTGGCGAGGCGCGCGCACTTCGCCGTGGTGGTGGATGAATACGGCGGCGCCGTCGGCATTGTCACTCTCGACAACGTGCTCGGTGAACTCGTCGGCGAGATCAAGGACGAGTTCGACCAGGAGCAGGCCAAGAAGTTTGTGCGTCTTAACGCAGAGGAATTCATCGTTCAAGGGCAGGTGAACCTTTACGAGTTGCGGGATCTGGCCGGGCTCGAGCTTGAGGCCGTCGACGTCAGCACGATCGGCGGCTACGTCGTGCAGTTGCTTGGGCATTTGCCGAAACAAGGTGAGCAAGTCCGGATCGGCAATTACCTCGTCACCATCACCCAAACCGACGGCCGGCGCGTTCTCCAGCTTCATTTCACACGGCAGCAGCCTGCCGGTGAGCCCCTGGACGTCGAGCGTCCCGTCGAGCGCCTCAAACAGGGGTAG
- the ftsY gene encoding signal recognition particle-docking protein FtsY: protein MAFGFFRDIIDRFAGKAVDWDELEEMLIRSDIGVPMTLQIVSELQQRPEKVTARDIVNVTRAHIESIFPASNPRLRPLPNRPRVVLVAGVNGTGKTTSTAKLAYLLKKERHTAMLAAADTFRAAAIEQLKIWADRIAVEIIAGEYNADPAALCYDAYSAAHRRNIEFLICDTAGRLHTKSNLMQELSKVVRSLKKHDEGAPHECLLVVDATTGSNALVQAKEFKQAVGLTGLIVTKLDGSGKGGIAVAIQNELGLAPRFIGTGEHLEDFAYFDRDEFVEKLL, encoded by the coding sequence ATGGCGTTCGGTTTTTTTCGAGACATCATCGATCGATTTGCCGGTAAAGCGGTGGATTGGGACGAACTGGAGGAGATGTTGATTCGTTCCGACATCGGCGTGCCGATGACGCTCCAGATCGTGAGCGAGCTGCAGCAGCGGCCCGAAAAAGTGACGGCGCGCGACATTGTGAACGTCACGCGGGCCCACATCGAGAGCATTTTCCCGGCATCGAACCCGAGGCTGCGTCCGCTGCCGAACCGGCCCAGAGTGGTGCTCGTTGCGGGGGTGAACGGGACCGGTAAAACGACCTCCACGGCGAAGCTTGCTTACCTTCTGAAAAAGGAGCGTCACACCGCGATGCTGGCGGCCGCCGACACGTTTCGGGCGGCTGCGATCGAGCAGCTCAAAATCTGGGCGGACCGGATCGCGGTCGAGATCATTGCCGGTGAGTACAACGCCGACCCTGCCGCCCTTTGTTATGATGCGTATAGTGCCGCTCACCGGCGCAACATCGAATTCCTGATTTGCGATACCGCGGGACGGCTGCACACGAAAAGCAACCTGATGCAGGAACTGAGCAAGGTGGTGCGCAGCCTTAAAAAACACGATGAGGGTGCCCCTCACGAATGCCTTCTCGTCGTTGACGCCACAACCGGCAGCAACGCCCTCGTGCAGGCGAAGGAATTCAAGCAGGCGGTCGGCCTGACCGGCCTCATCGTGACCAAACTGGACGGCTCCGGCAAGGGCGGCATCGCTGTTGCCATCCAGAATGAACTGGGTCTGGCGCCGAGATTCATCGGGACGGGAGAACACCTGGAAGATTTCGCCTATTTCGACCGGGACGAGTTCGTCGAGAAACTGCTGTGA
- a CDS encoding DUF1345 domain-containing protein, whose product MITATKDSRPRSIDARHRMLVSLGVAAVVTLCTLGRLSREVQLITIWNSFAVTTLVLAWLQIITSDAFTAVRTARIQDTSRIAIFSVVVIGALASLAAVVSVLATAKAFHGRILLTHLLLAVGTVLCSWTLLHTIFALHYAHLYYQRGDEDDRDDEPGDGLEFPNTKRPDFLDFTYFSFVIGMTFQVSDVQITAPAIRRLALVHGLLSFMFNTVILALAINLASGLLTPGS is encoded by the coding sequence ATGATCACCGCCACGAAAGACAGCCGGCCACGAAGCATCGACGCCCGGCATCGGATGCTGGTGTCCCTGGGGGTCGCCGCCGTCGTCACCCTCTGCACCCTCGGGCGCTTGTCGCGGGAAGTGCAGCTGATCACCATCTGGAACAGTTTCGCCGTTACCACGCTCGTGCTGGCCTGGCTGCAAATCATCACGTCCGACGCGTTCACCGCCGTGCGAACCGCCCGGATCCAGGACACCAGCCGCATCGCCATCTTTTCTGTGGTGGTAATCGGCGCCCTGGCCAGCCTGGCGGCCGTGGTCAGCGTGCTGGCTACAGCCAAGGCCTTCCATGGTCGAATCCTGCTTACCCACCTTCTGCTGGCGGTCGGAACCGTCCTCTGCTCCTGGACCCTGCTTCACACGATTTTTGCCCTGCACTACGCGCACCTCTATTATCAGCGGGGCGACGAGGATGATCGCGACGATGAACCCGGCGACGGGCTCGAGTTCCCCAACACAAAGAGGCCCGATTTTCTGGATTTTACGTATTTCTCGTTTGTGATCGGGATGACCTTCCAGGTGTCGGATGTTCAGATTACCGCTCCGGCAATCCGCCGCCTGGCGCTGGTGCACGGCCTGCTCTCGTTCATGTTTAACACCGTCATCCTGGCGCTCGCAATCAACCTGGCTTCCGGCCTCCTCACGCCGGGCTCTTAG
- a CDS encoding dienelactone hydrolase family protein, with amino-acid sequence MRTFIGLLCLCSFAALARSEMVTKTISYDANGTSFRSFLVYDSGQTTGKKVPGVLVFPEWWGLNDFDKQKGEELARLGYVALVVDMYGDGRSTTNPEEAKALAGQLYGKPLMAERAQLGLDQLQKTGLVDDSKLGAIGFCLGGAVSQALAYTGAPLKGIVSFHGALIPAPADAGEKTRARFLLLHGGLDPLVTKDQVEAFLHALNQQKLNYEFIVYSGAVHAFMNPDADKIHAAGMQGVGYNPEVAGRAWHEMEEFFREAFGASQG; translated from the coding sequence ATGAGAACCTTTATCGGTCTGCTATGTCTATGTTCCTTTGCCGCTCTGGCACGTAGCGAAATGGTGACCAAAACCATCTCGTACGACGCCAATGGAACTTCCTTCCGAAGTTTCCTGGTCTACGATTCGGGGCAAACCACGGGGAAAAAGGTGCCGGGCGTTTTGGTCTTTCCGGAGTGGTGGGGGTTGAACGACTTCGACAAGCAAAAGGGTGAGGAACTGGCCAGGCTGGGTTATGTGGCTCTGGTTGTCGATATGTACGGAGACGGCCGGTCCACAACGAATCCGGAGGAGGCGAAAGCGCTTGCGGGCCAGCTTTACGGCAAGCCCCTCATGGCCGAGCGCGCGCAGCTCGGTCTCGATCAATTACAGAAGACCGGTCTGGTGGACGACAGTAAGCTGGGGGCGATCGGCTTTTGTTTAGGCGGCGCCGTCAGCCAAGCCCTGGCCTACACCGGGGCGCCGCTGAAAGGCATCGTCAGCTTCCATGGCGCGCTCATCCCGGCGCCGGCGGATGCCGGGGAAAAGACCCGGGCCAGGTTTCTCCTGCTGCATGGGGGGTTGGACCCGTTGGTGACAAAAGACCAGGTCGAGGCCTTTCTGCACGCTTTGAACCAGCAGAAATTGAACTACGAATTCATCGTCTACTCAGGGGCGGTCCATGCGTTCATGAATCCGGACGCCGATAAAATTCACGCTGCCGGGATGCAGGGCGTTGGCTATAACCCTGAAGTTGCCGGACGGGCATGGCACGAGATGGAGGAATTTTTCCGGGAGGCGTTTGGCGCTTCGCAAGGCTGA